One genomic segment of Centropristis striata isolate RG_2023a ecotype Rhode Island chromosome 11, C.striata_1.0, whole genome shotgun sequence includes these proteins:
- the lpin2 gene encoding phosphatidate phosphatase LPIN2 isoform X2 produces the protein MNYVGQLAGQVLVTVKELYKGINQATLSGCIDVVVVRQRDGTYQCSPFHVRFGKLGVLRSKEKVIDIEVNGEPVELHMKLGDNGEAFFVQESEQLNIVPAHLATSPIPTESHLFWISEVENSRAPKDLEDDPADPEDPPEPPAPSTMATKKKKRRRKKHKGDPRREELTPPMSITTGNAIAANAPAATTAAMSSTGQNEEIFEMDLSSDEEAAVHVSRSPSVTTMRDIDPKLPAARHSLDGYPMSDGDWPTNDSHGLSQAFSPKSDSELMVRPSESLLRAESHMQWTWGEFPETTRVTKKEKPELLKTVTITPSENTHFRVILSSEAMENDTESERGDGASSSSVCTIVKPEPRSPITTVTPVIPLTSMGTITSVSPVTPTEPIDVLPPNVATSTPFSSQQSDSPSKKKGVPKRSQHQGPEDIYLDDLNVLEPDVAARYFPKSESEAATKHWMDSEMHSGSQSPQSVGSAAADSGTECLSDSASDLPDVTLSLCGGLTENAEISKERFMEHIITYHEFAENPAIIDNPNLVVKIGNRYYNWTLAAPLILSLQAFQKNLPKATEEAWVKEKMPKKSGRWWFWRKRADSTIKQSETKLETKEESHLEEEGPSISQEKLPMPPKAGDSSSDEEAKEVSAASCQERLQPVDGQHHPSPHTYRKSLRLSSDQIASLKLKEGPNDVTFSITTQYQGTCRCEGTIYLWNWDDKVIISDIDGTITKSDVFGQILPQLGKDWTHQGIAKLYHSVAENGYKFLYCSARAIGMADMTRGYLQWVNDGGIILPRGPLMLSPSSLFSAFHREVIEKKPEIFKIECLTDIKNLFQHNKQPFYAAFGNRANDVFAYKEVGVPVCRIFTVNPKGELIQEQTKGNKSSYGRLSELVEHVFPLLSKEQNEAFVLPEYSSFCYWRQPIPDFDPDELL, from the exons ATTGACATCGAAGTGAATGGAGAGCCAGTGGAGCTGCACATGAAGCTGGGAGACAACGGAGAGGCCTTTTTTGTCCAGGAATCTGAGCAGCTGAAT ATTGTCCCTGCTCACCTGGCCACCTCTCCAATCCCCACCGAGAGTCACCTGTTCTGGATCTCAGAGGTGGAGAACAGTAGGGCACCAAAAGATCTTGAGGATGACCCTGCTGACCCAGAAGACCCACCTGAGCCTCCTGCTCCGAGCACTATGgccacaaagaagaagaagagacggAGGAAGAAGCACAAAGGAGACCCCCGCAGAGAGGAGTTGACCCCGCCCATGTCAATCACTACTGGTAATGCTATTGCTGCTAACGCACCTGCTGCTACCACTGCTGCTATGTCCAGCACTGGGCAAAATGAAGAAATCTTCGAGATGGACCTGAGCTCTGATGAGGAAGCTGCAGTGCATGTCTCAAG GTCACCCTCAGTGACCACAATGCGTGACATTGACCCCAAATTACCTGCAGCCAGACACAGCCTTGATGGTTATCCAATGTCTGACGGGGACTGGCCGACGAATGACAG TCACGGCTTGTCTCAGGCTTTTTCCCCAAAGAGTGACTCAGAACTGATGGTCAGGCCCTCCGAGAGTTTGCTCAGAGCCGAATCCCACATGCAGTGGACCTGGGGGGAGTTTCCAGAAACAACCAGG GTcaccaaaaaagagaaaccaGAACTTCTAAAAACAGTCACCATCACCCCGTCGGAAAACACCCACTTCCGCGTCATCCTCAGCTCCGAGGCCATGGAGAACGACACCGAGAGCGAAAGGGGAGATGGCGCCTCTTCCTCCTCGGTGTGCACCATTGTCAAGCCTGAGCCACGCTCCCCCATCACCACTGTCACACCTGTGATTCCTCTCACATCTATGGGCACTATCACCTCTGTGAGTCCTGTAACGCCCACAGAGCCTATAGATGTCCTGCCACCCAATGTGGCAACCTCGACCCCTTTCAGCAGCCAACAGAGCGATTCCCCCTCGAAGAAAAAAG GTGTCCCAAAGAGGAGCCAGCATCAAGGCCCTGAGGATATCTACCTGGATGACCTGAATGTACTTGAACCTGATGTTGCTGCAAGATATTTTCCTAAGAG TGAATCTGAGGCAGCGACAAAGCACTGGATGGACTCAGAGATGCACTCCGGTTCACAGTCTCCACAGTCGGTCGGCAGTGCAGCAGCCGACAGCGGGACAGAGTGTCTATCTGACTCAGCTAGTGACCTCCCAGACGTCACTCTTTCTCTGTGTGGAGGCCTCACAGAAAATGCTGAAATATCCAAAG AAAGATTCATGGAGCATATCATCACTTATCATGAATTTGCTGAAAATCCAGCAATTATAGATAACCCCAACCTGGTAGTAAAAATAGGAAATAG ATATTATAATTGGACACTAGCTGCACCCTTGATTCTCAGTCTACAAGCATTTCAGAAGAACTTACCAAAG GCTACAGAGGAGGCCTGGGTGAAGGAGAAAATGCCAAAGAAGTCAGGTCGCTGGTGGTTCTGGCGAAAGCGGGCAGATAGTACAATCAAACAG TCGGAGACGAAGCTTGAAACCAAGGAGGAGTCTCATCTGGAGGAGGAAGGACCCTCCATTTCTCAGGAGAAACTGCCCATGCC GCCTAAAGCAGGAGACTCATCCAGCGATGAAGAGGCGAAGGAGGTGAGCGCTGCATCCTGTCAGGAGAGACTGCAGCCTGTCGATGGTCAGCACCATCCCAGCCCACACACTTACAGGAAGTCACTACGCCTCTCCTCTGATCAGATA GCCAGTCTGAAACTAAAGGAGGGACCTAATGATGTGACGTTCAGCATCACCACCCAATATCAGGGCACATGCCGCTGCGAGGGCACCATCTACCTGTGGAACTGGGACGACAAAGTCATTATCTCTGACATTGATGGCACCATCACCAA GTCAGATGTGTTTGGACAGATTCTGCCACAGCTGGGGAAGGACTGGACCCACCAGGGCATTGCAAAGCTGTACCACTCAGTCGCTGA GAACGGCTACAAGTTCTTGTACTGCTCAGCGCGGGCTATTGGCATGGCAGACATGACAAGAGGTTACCTGCAGTGGGTCAACGATGGAGGCATCATTCTACCCCGGGGACCTCTCATGCTGTCTCCCAGCAGCCTCTTCTCTGCCTTCCACAG GGAGGTCATTGAGAAGAAGCCAGAGATCTTCAAGATTGAATGCCTTACAGATATCAAGAACCTGTTCCAGCATAACAAGCAGCCATTCTACGCGGCCTTTGGGAATAGAGCTAAT GATGTGTTTGCCTATAAGGAGGTGGGAGTTCCAGTGTGTCGGATCTTCACAGTCAACCCAAAAGGAGAGCTGATTCAGGAGCAGACCAAGGGCAACAAGTCCTC TTACGGCAGGCTCAGCGAGCTGGTGGAGCATGTCTTCCCTCTGCTGAGCAAAGAGCAGAACGAGGCCTTTGTCCTGCCGGAGTACAGCTCTTTCTGTTACTGGAGACAGCCCATACCGGACTTCGACCCTGATGAACTGCTCTAA
- the lpin2 gene encoding phosphatidate phosphatase LPIN2 isoform X1 — MNYVGQLAGQVLVTVKELYKGINQATLSGCIDVVVVRQRDGTYQCSPFHVRFGKLGVLRSKEKVIDIEVNGEPVELHMKLGDNGEAFFVQESEQLNQIVPAHLATSPIPTESHLFWISEVENSRAPKDLEDDPADPEDPPEPPAPSTMATKKKKRRRKKHKGDPRREELTPPMSITTGNAIAANAPAATTAAMSSTGQNEEIFEMDLSSDEEAAVHVSRSPSVTTMRDIDPKLPAARHSLDGYPMSDGDWPTNDSHGLSQAFSPKSDSELMVRPSESLLRAESHMQWTWGEFPETTRVTKKEKPELLKTVTITPSENTHFRVILSSEAMENDTESERGDGASSSSVCTIVKPEPRSPITTVTPVIPLTSMGTITSVSPVTPTEPIDVLPPNVATSTPFSSQQSDSPSKKKGVPKRSQHQGPEDIYLDDLNVLEPDVAARYFPKSESEAATKHWMDSEMHSGSQSPQSVGSAAADSGTECLSDSASDLPDVTLSLCGGLTENAEISKERFMEHIITYHEFAENPAIIDNPNLVVKIGNRYYNWTLAAPLILSLQAFQKNLPKATEEAWVKEKMPKKSGRWWFWRKRADSTIKQSETKLETKEESHLEEEGPSISQEKLPMPPKAGDSSSDEEAKEVSAASCQERLQPVDGQHHPSPHTYRKSLRLSSDQIASLKLKEGPNDVTFSITTQYQGTCRCEGTIYLWNWDDKVIISDIDGTITKSDVFGQILPQLGKDWTHQGIAKLYHSVAENGYKFLYCSARAIGMADMTRGYLQWVNDGGIILPRGPLMLSPSSLFSAFHREVIEKKPEIFKIECLTDIKNLFQHNKQPFYAAFGNRANDVFAYKEVGVPVCRIFTVNPKGELIQEQTKGNKSSYGRLSELVEHVFPLLSKEQNEAFVLPEYSSFCYWRQPIPDFDPDELL; from the exons ATTGACATCGAAGTGAATGGAGAGCCAGTGGAGCTGCACATGAAGCTGGGAGACAACGGAGAGGCCTTTTTTGTCCAGGAATCTGAGCAGCTGAAT CAGATTGTCCCTGCTCACCTGGCCACCTCTCCAATCCCCACCGAGAGTCACCTGTTCTGGATCTCAGAGGTGGAGAACAGTAGGGCACCAAAAGATCTTGAGGATGACCCTGCTGACCCAGAAGACCCACCTGAGCCTCCTGCTCCGAGCACTATGgccacaaagaagaagaagagacggAGGAAGAAGCACAAAGGAGACCCCCGCAGAGAGGAGTTGACCCCGCCCATGTCAATCACTACTGGTAATGCTATTGCTGCTAACGCACCTGCTGCTACCACTGCTGCTATGTCCAGCACTGGGCAAAATGAAGAAATCTTCGAGATGGACCTGAGCTCTGATGAGGAAGCTGCAGTGCATGTCTCAAG GTCACCCTCAGTGACCACAATGCGTGACATTGACCCCAAATTACCTGCAGCCAGACACAGCCTTGATGGTTATCCAATGTCTGACGGGGACTGGCCGACGAATGACAG TCACGGCTTGTCTCAGGCTTTTTCCCCAAAGAGTGACTCAGAACTGATGGTCAGGCCCTCCGAGAGTTTGCTCAGAGCCGAATCCCACATGCAGTGGACCTGGGGGGAGTTTCCAGAAACAACCAGG GTcaccaaaaaagagaaaccaGAACTTCTAAAAACAGTCACCATCACCCCGTCGGAAAACACCCACTTCCGCGTCATCCTCAGCTCCGAGGCCATGGAGAACGACACCGAGAGCGAAAGGGGAGATGGCGCCTCTTCCTCCTCGGTGTGCACCATTGTCAAGCCTGAGCCACGCTCCCCCATCACCACTGTCACACCTGTGATTCCTCTCACATCTATGGGCACTATCACCTCTGTGAGTCCTGTAACGCCCACAGAGCCTATAGATGTCCTGCCACCCAATGTGGCAACCTCGACCCCTTTCAGCAGCCAACAGAGCGATTCCCCCTCGAAGAAAAAAG GTGTCCCAAAGAGGAGCCAGCATCAAGGCCCTGAGGATATCTACCTGGATGACCTGAATGTACTTGAACCTGATGTTGCTGCAAGATATTTTCCTAAGAG TGAATCTGAGGCAGCGACAAAGCACTGGATGGACTCAGAGATGCACTCCGGTTCACAGTCTCCACAGTCGGTCGGCAGTGCAGCAGCCGACAGCGGGACAGAGTGTCTATCTGACTCAGCTAGTGACCTCCCAGACGTCACTCTTTCTCTGTGTGGAGGCCTCACAGAAAATGCTGAAATATCCAAAG AAAGATTCATGGAGCATATCATCACTTATCATGAATTTGCTGAAAATCCAGCAATTATAGATAACCCCAACCTGGTAGTAAAAATAGGAAATAG ATATTATAATTGGACACTAGCTGCACCCTTGATTCTCAGTCTACAAGCATTTCAGAAGAACTTACCAAAG GCTACAGAGGAGGCCTGGGTGAAGGAGAAAATGCCAAAGAAGTCAGGTCGCTGGTGGTTCTGGCGAAAGCGGGCAGATAGTACAATCAAACAG TCGGAGACGAAGCTTGAAACCAAGGAGGAGTCTCATCTGGAGGAGGAAGGACCCTCCATTTCTCAGGAGAAACTGCCCATGCC GCCTAAAGCAGGAGACTCATCCAGCGATGAAGAGGCGAAGGAGGTGAGCGCTGCATCCTGTCAGGAGAGACTGCAGCCTGTCGATGGTCAGCACCATCCCAGCCCACACACTTACAGGAAGTCACTACGCCTCTCCTCTGATCAGATA GCCAGTCTGAAACTAAAGGAGGGACCTAATGATGTGACGTTCAGCATCACCACCCAATATCAGGGCACATGCCGCTGCGAGGGCACCATCTACCTGTGGAACTGGGACGACAAAGTCATTATCTCTGACATTGATGGCACCATCACCAA GTCAGATGTGTTTGGACAGATTCTGCCACAGCTGGGGAAGGACTGGACCCACCAGGGCATTGCAAAGCTGTACCACTCAGTCGCTGA GAACGGCTACAAGTTCTTGTACTGCTCAGCGCGGGCTATTGGCATGGCAGACATGACAAGAGGTTACCTGCAGTGGGTCAACGATGGAGGCATCATTCTACCCCGGGGACCTCTCATGCTGTCTCCCAGCAGCCTCTTCTCTGCCTTCCACAG GGAGGTCATTGAGAAGAAGCCAGAGATCTTCAAGATTGAATGCCTTACAGATATCAAGAACCTGTTCCAGCATAACAAGCAGCCATTCTACGCGGCCTTTGGGAATAGAGCTAAT GATGTGTTTGCCTATAAGGAGGTGGGAGTTCCAGTGTGTCGGATCTTCACAGTCAACCCAAAAGGAGAGCTGATTCAGGAGCAGACCAAGGGCAACAAGTCCTC TTACGGCAGGCTCAGCGAGCTGGTGGAGCATGTCTTCCCTCTGCTGAGCAAAGAGCAGAACGAGGCCTTTGTCCTGCCGGAGTACAGCTCTTTCTGTTACTGGAGACAGCCCATACCGGACTTCGACCCTGATGAACTGCTCTAA